A window of the Pogona vitticeps strain Pit_001003342236 chromosome 4, PviZW2.1, whole genome shotgun sequence genome harbors these coding sequences:
- the MTF2 gene encoding metal-response element-binding transcription factor 2 isoform X6 yields the protein MRDSTGVGNSVVHKRSPLRRNQKPPVSLTKLSSRDGQKAKKPVCKFEEGQDVLARWSDGLFYLGTIKKINKLKQSCFIIFEDSSKSWVLWKDIQTGATESGEMVCTICQEEYSEAPNEMVICDKCGQGYHQLCHTPNIDSSVIDSDDKWLCRQCVFATTTKRGGALKKGPNAKALQVMKQTLPYNVADLEWDAGHKTNAQQCYCYCGGPGDWYLKMLQCCKCKQWFHEACVQCLQKPMLYGDRFYTFVCSVCSSGPEYLKRLPLQWVDIAHLCLYNLSVIHKKKYFDSELELMTYINENWDRLHPGELADTPKSERYEHVLEALNDYKTMFMSGKEIKKKKHLFGLRIRVPPCPPNAVFKAEKEPEGTSHEFKIKGRKSSKPVPDQREVTNGVEKKGKKKSIGRPPGPYTRKMIQKMSELTPLEPVLMQESPPLDLPSTAGSDGTAHSSNTSDVESTGAASTKETTSNSISKHYRSSWTWQFI from the exons ATGAG AGACTCTACGGGGGTGGGTAATTCAGTGGTCCACAAGCGGTCTCCCTTACGCCGAAACCAAAAACCACCAGTATCCTTGACCAAACTGTCTTCAAGGGATGGACAGAAAGCCAAAAAGCCAGTGTGCAAATTTGAAGAAGGACAAGATGTCCTAGCTAGGTGGTCAGATGGCTTGTTTTATCTTGGAACTatcaaaaag ATAAACAAACTGAAGCAGAGCTGCTTCATCATATTTGAAGACAGTTCCAAATCCTGGGTTCTCTGGAAGGACATACAGACAG GAGCTACTGAAAGTGGGGAAATGGTCTGTACAATATGTCAGGAAGAATATTCAGAAGCACCCAATGAAATGGTTATATGTGATAAATGTGGTCAAG gTTATCATCAGTTATGTCACACACCAAATATTGATTCTAGCGTGATAGATTCAGATGATAAATGGCTCTGTCGGCAGTGTGTCTTTGCAACAACCACAAAG AGAGGTGGCGCACTTAAGAAAGGACCAAATGCTAAGGCACTGCAAGTCATGAAGCAAACATTGCCTTACAATGTAGCTGATCTTGAATGGGATGCAGGCCATAAAACAAATGCTCAACAGTGTTATTGCTACTGTGGCGGTCCTGGAGA CTGGTATTTAAAGATGCTTCAGTGCTGCAAATGTAAACAGTGGTTTCATGAGGCTTGTGTGCAGTGCCTGCAAAAGCCCATGCTTTATGGTGACAG gttttatacATTCGTTTGTTCAGTTTGTAGTTCTGGACCAGAATACCTCAAACGTTTACCCTTGCAGTG GGTAGATATAGCACATCTATGCCTTTACAACCTAAGTGTTattcacaaaaagaaatattttgattcAGAGCTTGAACTCATGACCTATATTAATGAAAACTGGGACCGACTCCACCCTGGTGAA TTGGCAGACACTCCAAAATCTGAAAGATATGAGCATGTTCTGGAGGCATTAAATGATTACAAGACTAT GTTTATGTctggaaaggaaataaagaagaaaaagcatttgtTTGGCTTGAGAATTCGTGTTCCTCCTTGCCCACCAAATGCTGTTTTTAAGGCTGAGAAAGAACCAGAGGGAACATCACATGAGTTCAAAATTAAAGGGAGAAAATCATCTAAACCTGTGCCTGATCAGAG GGAAGTTACTAATGGTgtagaaaaaaaggggaagaaaaaatctATAGGTCGCCCACCTGGCCCATATACAAGAAAAATGATTCAGAAAATGTCTGAATTGACTCCTTTG GAACCTGTTCTAATGCAAGAATCCCCTCCCTTGGACTTACCTAGCACTGCTGG ATCTGATGGAACTGCACATTCATCCAATACCTCAGATGTGGAATCCACAGGTGCTGCCAGTACAAAAGAAACTACCTCAAACAGTATTTCGAAGCATTACAG ATCCAGCTGGACCTGGCAG
- the MTF2 gene encoding metal-response element-binding transcription factor 2 isoform X5 yields the protein MRDSTGVGNSVVHKRSPLRRNQKPPVSLTKLSSRDGQKAKKPVCKFEEGQDVLARWSDGLFYLGTIKKINKLKQSCFIIFEDSSKSWVLWKDIQTGATESGEMVCTICQEEYSEAPNEMVICDKCGQGYHQLCHTPNIDSSVIDSDDKWLCRQCVFATTTKRGGALKKGPNAKALQVMKQTLPYNVADLEWDAGHKTNAQQCYCYCGGPGDWYLKMLQCCKCKQWFHEACVQCLQKPMLYGDRFYTFVCSVCSSGPEYLKRLPLQWVDIAHLCLYNLSVIHKKKYFDSELELMTYINENWDRLHPGELADTPKSERYEHVLEALNDYKTMFMSGKEIKKKKHLFGLRIRVPPCPPNAVFKAEKEPEGTSHEFKIKGRKSSKPVPDQREVTNGVEKKGKKKSIGRPPGPYTRKMIQKMSELTPLEPVLMQESPPLDLPSTAGRSDGTAHSSNTSDVESTGAASTKETTSNSISKHYRSSWTWQFI from the exons ATGAG AGACTCTACGGGGGTGGGTAATTCAGTGGTCCACAAGCGGTCTCCCTTACGCCGAAACCAAAAACCACCAGTATCCTTGACCAAACTGTCTTCAAGGGATGGACAGAAAGCCAAAAAGCCAGTGTGCAAATTTGAAGAAGGACAAGATGTCCTAGCTAGGTGGTCAGATGGCTTGTTTTATCTTGGAACTatcaaaaag ATAAACAAACTGAAGCAGAGCTGCTTCATCATATTTGAAGACAGTTCCAAATCCTGGGTTCTCTGGAAGGACATACAGACAG GAGCTACTGAAAGTGGGGAAATGGTCTGTACAATATGTCAGGAAGAATATTCAGAAGCACCCAATGAAATGGTTATATGTGATAAATGTGGTCAAG gTTATCATCAGTTATGTCACACACCAAATATTGATTCTAGCGTGATAGATTCAGATGATAAATGGCTCTGTCGGCAGTGTGTCTTTGCAACAACCACAAAG AGAGGTGGCGCACTTAAGAAAGGACCAAATGCTAAGGCACTGCAAGTCATGAAGCAAACATTGCCTTACAATGTAGCTGATCTTGAATGGGATGCAGGCCATAAAACAAATGCTCAACAGTGTTATTGCTACTGTGGCGGTCCTGGAGA CTGGTATTTAAAGATGCTTCAGTGCTGCAAATGTAAACAGTGGTTTCATGAGGCTTGTGTGCAGTGCCTGCAAAAGCCCATGCTTTATGGTGACAG gttttatacATTCGTTTGTTCAGTTTGTAGTTCTGGACCAGAATACCTCAAACGTTTACCCTTGCAGTG GGTAGATATAGCACATCTATGCCTTTACAACCTAAGTGTTattcacaaaaagaaatattttgattcAGAGCTTGAACTCATGACCTATATTAATGAAAACTGGGACCGACTCCACCCTGGTGAA TTGGCAGACACTCCAAAATCTGAAAGATATGAGCATGTTCTGGAGGCATTAAATGATTACAAGACTAT GTTTATGTctggaaaggaaataaagaagaaaaagcatttgtTTGGCTTGAGAATTCGTGTTCCTCCTTGCCCACCAAATGCTGTTTTTAAGGCTGAGAAAGAACCAGAGGGAACATCACATGAGTTCAAAATTAAAGGGAGAAAATCATCTAAACCTGTGCCTGATCAGAG GGAAGTTACTAATGGTgtagaaaaaaaggggaagaaaaaatctATAGGTCGCCCACCTGGCCCATATACAAGAAAAATGATTCAGAAAATGTCTGAATTGACTCCTTTG GAACCTGTTCTAATGCAAGAATCCCCTCCCTTGGACTTACCTAGCACTGCTGG AAGATCTGATGGAACTGCACATTCATCCAATACCTCAGATGTGGAATCCACAGGTGCTGCCAGTACAAAAGAAACTACCTCAAACAGTATTTCGAAGCATTACAG ATCCAGCTGGACCTGGCAG